The DNA region CATAGGTAAACCCGTAATTGATTTCGTCCATCCAGATTATAGAAAAATAGTTATTGAGAGAATTAGAAAGCTTATTGAGACAGGCGAAGAAGCCCCACCAATTGAAGAAAAGTTTGTGCGTCTTGATGGCTCTATAATTGATGTTGAGGTAAGAGCTTCAAGAATTCTTTGGGAAGGAAAGCCAGCTATTCAAGTTATAGTTGAAGACATAACCGAGAGGAAAAAACTTCAAAACGAGTTGATGAAAAAATATAGAGATGAAGAGGAACTCAGGTTAAAATTTGAGACGATATTTAAAAACTTAGGCGAGGGGATTTACTTTCAAAACGATAGAGGAATAATTGAACTCGCAAATGATGAGTTATGTAAAATTTTCGGTTATAAATCTGCAAATGAACTTATCGGAAAGCCATTTGATAAATTCCTTGACGAGATAAAAGACAAAATTGAAGATGGCGAGAAAGAGATCGCTTTCATAAGAAAGCAAGTTGCTGAAATGAAAGCAATCAGATATCCTGAGTTAAAATTCAAGGATGGTAGAATAATTGATAGAATGGCTTTCCCCATTTATGATATAAATGGCAAATACATTGGTCGCGTTGGGATAGCCAGGGATATAACTGAAAAGAAACAAAAGGAAAGGGAGGTTTTAGAGCTTCAGAAGTTTGAGATCCTCGGACAACTTGCAAGCGGGATAGCACACGATTTTAACAATGTTTTGGGAATAATAACTGGAATGCTTGAGATTGCGAAGATGAAAACAGAGGACAAAAAAATTATACCATATCTTGATTCCGCATTTTCAGCGAGCCAACGCGGGGCTGAGATTGCGAAACGTTTGCTACAATTTTCAAGGAAGAAAGTTGAAGAATTTAAGCCGATCTCAACGAAACAATTAATTGATGACACGGTCAGAATACTTCAACACACATTGCCGAAGACGATACAGATTGATATCAAGATTGAAGATGAGTGTGTTGTTTTAGGTTCTTACGGTGATTTACAGCAAGTGATTTTAAATCTTGCTCTAAACGCAAGAGATGCCATGCCTGGGGGTGGAAGGTTAAGGATTGAGACGCTGACCGTTGAGGGTGATTTTGTTGAGAGAAAATTTGGGAGCGCAAGCGCCGATAAATATATCGTCATTGCGGTTTCGGACACTGGCGTTGGAATGAGCAATGAGGTCAAGAAAAGAATTTTTGAACCGTTTTTCACGACAAAGGAACCCGGGAAAGGAACGGGACTTGGGCTTTCAATTGTGAAAAATATTGTATCACTACACGGTGGATTCATTGACTTTGAAAGCGAACTCGGTAAAGGGACAACTTTTTATATCTATCTTCCGGTCTACCTTACCGAGAAAAGAGAAGCAAAAATAAATCGGGGAGAAGAAAAAATGGAAAAAATTGGTCAGGGCTATAAGATTCTAATCGTTGAGGATGAAGAAAATTTGAGGATAATAATGCGGGATTACCTTCAGATGCTTGGATTTGAAATCATTGAGGCAGAGGATGGGGAAACCGCTCTTGAAAAATTTAACGAAAACAAAGACATAAAAATTGCTTTTATTGATTATGGCTTGCCAAAGATGATGGGGGATGAGTTGATTGGGAAAATCTATGAGATTTCAAAAGATGTTAAGTTTGTTTTGGTAACTGGTTTTGTTGATGTTGAAGTTAGAAGAGAACTTCCATCGGGGACGAAGTTTCTGCGCAAGCCATATAACCTCTCACAGATTGAGGAGATAGTTAAAGAGGTGCTTGGCATATCATAATCGCTTTTGAAATCCTTGACTTTTAAGCCTCTACTTTTTATCTTATCTTTGAATTCAACAAAACAAAAATATGGAGGTATAACTATGGCAAGGGACAACAACGAAGGGATGTTCAGGGGATTTTTACTTGGCTTTTTAATCGGTGGTGCTCTCGGAGCTGTCTTTGCTATGCTCTTCACACCTAAAAGTGGAAAAGAGATGAGATCTATGATAAGAGAGAAATCAGCTGAGGCTAAGGATAAAGCTAGTGAATATCTTGCCGAGGCGAAGACAAAAACAGAGGAAATAATTGAAAAGGCGAAAGAGGAAGCTGAAAAAATTAAAAAAGAAGTTGACGAACTTATAACGACAGCTAAGCAGAAGGTTGACATGGTTAAAGAAGCTGTGAAGTCAGGCATTGAGACCTATAAGGAAGAAACGAAGAAAACAAAAGGTTGAAATTTCAGGGCAAGACGAATGTCTTGCCTTTTTTATTTTAAAATTTAACTGGGTTTGAAAATGGAAATGCTAATCCAGATTTTGTTAGCTCTTCTTTTGGTCAGCGCAGTCATATCTCTGATTTATCTTGTAGTTATATTTGCGAAGCTGAGAGTGTTGATTGAAAATCTCAACAAGACGACAAATGAGATAAACGCACGACTTCCTTCAATACTTGAAAACATTGAAAGGACAAGCTCTCAAGCTCAATCACAATTTGAATTGATCGGCAATTTGACCCAGAGCTTGCAATCGTATTTACAAAAGTTCAAATTTGCATTTTCAGGCGATAGTCATTCCTCAGAATTTCTCCCCTCTGGTTTAACAAAAATTTTCGCTCTGATAAAGGCGATTCGCACTGTGATAACAAAGCTAAAGGCATAAACACAAAAAGATAAGGGAGGTTGACAGTGGTGAAGGAATATCCAACCGAAAAAATCAGAAACATTGGTTTAATTGGACATGGTGGTTCTGGGAAGACATCTTTTGCTGAGGCGATGCTCTTCAGTGCAGGTGTCACAACACGACTTGGAAGAGTTCAAGAAGGAAACACCGTCTCGGATTATCATCCAGATGAAATAGCTCAACAAGCATCAATCAACTTGTCACTTCTTCATTGTGAATGGAGGGATGTTAAAATCAACATCATTGATATGCCCGGTTACGCTGATTTTATAGGTGAGGTTAAAAGTGGTTTGAAAGTCGCTGATACAGCGATTTTGCTTGTGAAATCGGTTGAAGGAATTGAAATTGGAACGGAAACATCCTGGGAGATAACGAAAGAATACGACAACAGCGTAATTTTTGTCATCAATAAGCTTGATGCTGAACATTCAAACTTTGAAAAGGTCGTTGAACAGATAAGACAAAAGTTCGGGCACGAGGCGGTTGTAATCCAATTCCCCGTAAACGAAGGGACATCTTTTAATTCAATTGTTGATGTTTTGAAAATGAAACTTCTGAAGTTCTCAAACGATTTGTCAGGCAATTATGTTGAGGAAGAAATACCTCAGAATTTGAGGGAGAAGGTGGAAAAGTTGCGCGAGGAATTAATTGAATCTGTTGCTGAAACGGATGAGGAGCTTCTAAATAAATTCTTTGAAAATGGTGGTTTAACGGAAGAGGAGCTTAAAAATGGCTTCACAAAAGCAATTAGCGAGAGGAAAATTTTCCCGATATTATGTGCTGATTCTTACCACAACATCGGCACAAAGCGGATACTTGATTTTATTGTTGATTATTGTCCAAGCCCGAATAAAAAGCAAGTATCGGCGATTTTGAAAAACGATTCATCACAACAGATAAATTTAAATTATGATTCATCGGCCGAACCGGTGATCTTCGTTTTCAAGACGGTTTCAGAAGCCCATGTGGGTGAGTTTTCATTTTTCAAGGTTTATTCAGGAACTTTAACAAGAGGAATTGACCTTGTAAACCAAAGCAACGGGACGCTTGAAAGGTTAAGTCAGCTTTATGTTATGAATGGAAAGGAAAGAAAAGAGGTTCAGAAACTTTACGCTGGTGACATAGGAGCTGTTGTAAAGCTAAAAAACACACATACAAACGACACGCTTTCAACGAAAGCATTTGCAGTTGTGATACCACAAATTGAATTCCCAGAGCCGGTGATTCAGTTTGCTATAATCTCAAAGAACAAGGGAGAGGAGGAAAAGATAGCAGCTGGGTTACACGCTCTTCACGAAGAGGACCCAACATTTGTCTTTACGGTTGATAATGAGCTTCAACAAACCTTGATAAGCGGTCAAGGGGAGATGCACTTGACGATAATTGCAAAGCGATTGAAGGAAAAATACGGTGTTGAAGTTGAACTCGGCGAGCCGAAAATTCCATACAGGGAGACGATAAAAGGGAAAGCCAGGGAACAAGGGAAGTATAAAAGACAAACCGGCGGAAGGGGTCAATACGGCGATGTTTGGCTTGTGTTGGAACCACTGCCAAGGGGTGGCGGATTTGAATTTGTGGATGCGATAGTCGGTGGTGTCGTCCCAAGAAACTATATCCCAGCCGTTGAAAAAGGTGTCAGAGATACCATGGCAAAAGGTGTCCTAGCTGGATACCCAGTTATTGATGTCAAGGTCACTCTTGATTATGGCTCTTATCATCCAGTTGATTCATCTGACCTTGCGTTCCAGATAGCAGCTTCAATGGCGTTTAAAAAGGCATTTATGAACGCAAATCCCGTATTACTTGAACCGATATATGAAATTGAAGTAAAAGTCCCTGAAGAATTTATGGGAAGCGTTATCGGTGATATATCAAGCAGACGAGGAAAAGTTATAGGGATGACAGCGGAGGGAAGTTATCAAGTTGTGAAGGCATATGTTCCACAGAAGGAATTATACAGATATTCATCCGCCTTGAGGTCACTGACGCAAGGTCGCGGAATTTTTAAAGCTAGATTCTCGCATTACGAAGAAGTTCCGAAAGAGATAGCTGATAAAATCATCGCTGAGGCACAGAAACAGAAAGAAGCTGTTGAAGAAGAGTAAATTAACAGGGGCTTTTAAAAGCCCCTTTTTTTATTTTTCCCATCAAAGAGGAAATTTTTTGATAAATTTTTTCTTTCGCTTTTTCCAGCAGGGGATAAAATTTTTGGCGGATTAAAATGAATAATCACCCTAT from Candidatus Thermokryptus mobilis includes:
- the fusA gene encoding elongation factor G; its protein translation is MVKEYPTEKIRNIGLIGHGGSGKTSFAEAMLFSAGVTTRLGRVQEGNTVSDYHPDEIAQQASINLSLLHCEWRDVKINIIDMPGYADFIGEVKSGLKVADTAILLVKSVEGIEIGTETSWEITKEYDNSVIFVINKLDAEHSNFEKVVEQIRQKFGHEAVVIQFPVNEGTSFNSIVDVLKMKLLKFSNDLSGNYVEEEIPQNLREKVEKLREELIESVAETDEELLNKFFENGGLTEEELKNGFTKAISERKIFPILCADSYHNIGTKRILDFIVDYCPSPNKKQVSAILKNDSSQQINLNYDSSAEPVIFVFKTVSEAHVGEFSFFKVYSGTLTRGIDLVNQSNGTLERLSQLYVMNGKERKEVQKLYAGDIGAVVKLKNTHTNDTLSTKAFAVVIPQIEFPEPVIQFAIISKNKGEEEKIAAGLHALHEEDPTFVFTVDNELQQTLISGQGEMHLTIIAKRLKEKYGVEVELGEPKIPYRETIKGKAREQGKYKRQTGGRGQYGDVWLVLEPLPRGGGFEFVDAIVGGVVPRNYIPAVEKGVRDTMAKGVLAGYPVIDVKVTLDYGSYHPVDSSDLAFQIAASMAFKKAFMNANPVLLEPIYEIEVKVPEEFMGSVIGDISSRRGKVIGMTAEGSYQVVKAYVPQKELYRYSSALRSLTQGRGIFKARFSHYEEVPKEIADKIIAEAQKQKEAVEEE
- a CDS encoding YtxH domain-containing protein, producing MARDNNEGMFRGFLLGFLIGGALGAVFAMLFTPKSGKEMRSMIREKSAEAKDKASEYLAEAKTKTEEIIEKAKEEAEKIKKEVDELITTAKQKVDMVKEAVKSGIETYKEETKKTKG
- a CDS encoding hybrid sensor histidine kinase/response regulator: MKQKQTNIILSFVVVFLLILIVAAVFYLHDRVEGEFIATFEEKQTLFAKGLATSFENYIFSRGQGLKVLASFESVKKRIKQQLETDLNEYLRYVKQFYVSSISVIDESGRVIHSTDGKLTGKDISTYDFWKEISKLPPDEVIYTMTSKDKFLYTAIIAVPVYEGKKFLGAVVYTIKIDSLINSLIGQIGLDLTLHDAWIIKSDRVLIFHSAHPEMVLNRASFMDESCKQCHISFNHVDTMLAKNYGSIRYKLKDRPEKIASFSHFKISGSDLVFVVSTPYARIAKSARQNLMLIYLLVGLAILSLLIYGFIFIKNLAEAIRTEEKRKQLEEREKIQRLYTLLFQNSNDGVYLLDLESRRFIDVNKKFQEMLGYTTDELNNIDYMELVAPESRAFIEERRSKIEKGIPVPQRYTFLALAKDGRKIPVEVSVSYVRIGERMYGLGIYRDISEILRQKELYQSLFENLPVGVVIHQDGKIVRCNKKALEIAGAKFEDEIIGKPVIDFVHPDYRKIVIERIRKLIETGEEAPPIEEKFVRLDGSIIDVEVRASRILWEGKPAIQVIVEDITERKKLQNELMKKYRDEEELRLKFETIFKNLGEGIYFQNDRGIIELANDELCKIFGYKSANELIGKPFDKFLDEIKDKIEDGEKEIAFIRKQVAEMKAIRYPELKFKDGRIIDRMAFPIYDINGKYIGRVGIARDITEKKQKEREVLELQKFEILGQLASGIAHDFNNVLGIITGMLEIAKMKTEDKKIIPYLDSAFSASQRGAEIAKRLLQFSRKKVEEFKPISTKQLIDDTVRILQHTLPKTIQIDIKIEDECVVLGSYGDLQQVILNLALNARDAMPGGGRLRIETLTVEGDFVERKFGSASADKYIVIAVSDTGVGMSNEVKKRIFEPFFTTKEPGKGTGLGLSIVKNIVSLHGGFIDFESELGKGTTFYIYLPVYLTEKREAKINRGEEKMEKIGQGYKILIVEDEENLRIIMRDYLQMLGFEIIEAEDGETALEKFNENKDIKIAFIDYGLPKMMGDELIGKIYEISKDVKFVLVTGFVDVEVRRELPSGTKFLRKPYNLSQIEEIVKEVLGIS